The genome window AACAGGGGCGTTTTGTCGCAAATACCTGCACAACCACAAACACTTCGCATAGTTTCGCGACAGATTAGATGAGACTTTTATGTAAACGGGCTTCTGCGTACAGTATATATGTGTCTCCTCATCAGTCCCTTGATAATACCACcagcatttcctgttttttagtCTGAGCCTTCGTAAGCCACCAGGGGAAACCCATCAGtgtgacagaagagaaaaataaagtgtttcctcttgaggaaaaacaaactctcaGACAGCACACACGAAAGAGAAgcagacacgcacgcacacacacacacacaccaacacaaacacaaaacccagGGATAACAACAGTATGAATACATTTGTGAGAAGACACCAGAACCAGACTTGAATATTAAACCAACAGATCATCACAGGGgagcaacataaataaatgttttgaggaTATTATCTGTGATagaaaatgagagaaataaaaacagcataGTTACCAACACTGCCACGGATCAGGGCGACCACCGCAACAACCAGAAGTGCTCTCatgactgtggaaaaaaaaaagcttttcaggGTGAGAACAATGGTGAGCACTCCTGCGCAGTTTCTAATCTGAAATGAAAGTTTGCTTAGTATTTATGCATTTCGACGTGTAGGTGTGgcctctgtttctgtgtttgctttcttttttcaggaAGTGCGCTCAAACTTTCTGTCTGCACAAAGAAGCAATCTATCCAAAACTGCGCACACAGAGGGGAGATGGGGCTGATCAATAACCCTGATTGTCTTCTGGCGAGGCGCGTTAACGCCTGAAATATGGTTTTATGTGAACTGCGCTGCTTTGATCATCTGATCGCTCCCTGCGCGTCATTTGTCTCCAAGGGGAAGTGGGGCCCGTCATGTTGTCAGGCTTGTTGTAGATGAGGTCAGTGCTTCTTCTCCAGAAGTTCAGCACAACGAGGAAGCAGTCTCGACTTGTTCCCGCAGAGTTGCTGGAATCTCCCCGGTGTGAGATGTGATGCCGAGCGGGCGAGCATGCTGCGCTTCATTTGTTTTGACCTTTGATTGATTAGCTGTTAACCGGAGctgaacaggagacaggagcAAAAGAAATTCTGCCCGAGACACCGTTTACTGCACCGAAGCTGACAAAATGCTTACAGTCAGCTTTCTCTTCTGTGCTGCTGCACCCACCACAGGCTTACACAGCTATTATTACTGTCATTTATATAATAAAATTTAATATAATttagtataatataatattatataatattatattattagcctattgttaaaatgaaaatatcccAAAAAAGTCtaacattatattatattatattatttatatcatataatatatattatattgtatatattacGTTAAATTATTAGCCTATTGTTCAAATATAAATATCCtcaaaaaatctgaaaatatattaatattatattatattattagcCTATTGTTGAAAAAATAATATCCTCAAAAAGTCTAAAAATAAATTTATTTAtgtcatattatattattaacctattgttgaaataaaaaatatcataCATATATGATAAAAAGCATACACATACCTAGGCTAATTAttgttattctttattttttagcaGAAATCTAAAACTGCATATTATGGCCCCCTCTTTGCAAAGCAGAAGGTCACTTCCACTTTATAGGCAACTCTTTTTACTCCTCATGACAATTAATCACAGCTAAGCATATTGACTACTTGAACTTCTTGGTTGGACGTTAtgtctattaaaaaaaaactaaataaatttATTAAATCTGACCATGTGCTCTGAAGGTGGATTAGAGGTGTTGCAGCTACTTTCAAGGGCATGATTTTGCAATGAGTGTCATtgttaattatatttttatggCATATCTGTTGGTTTGCATTATGATTAACCgaaaaaaatgtgtgcttaCTCTTTCTAGGCCTGTTGAAGTCATGTTATTCTGTGTTCCTGTAATGCTTTTTTAGCAttgttgttttcctcctgttttcATGATTAAAGACACATTCCCACACCATCCCTGTCCCATGATGTTTATCCGTTGATATTTAATTATATCAACCGCGACCAGAGGCGCTCGTTGCACCGCGGTGTAGTTCCACGGAgtgtccagcagggggcggagTGGAGGCGACACCACCGGAAATAGACACAAATAAAGCggaagaagagggggagaaaaatcCTCGGTGATTTTCTTCTAGCTGTGCTGTGTGAAATTGAGCAAGTCTTTCTGTGTCAAACTCACTCACTGTCGTCGCGACGGAGCCGAAACATGGATAGatagtgtttgtttatttgggtAAGTTCGCAGTTTATCGAGTAATATTAGCAAGCGGCGATTATGAAGCCGCTTCGTTGGGTtagctgctaatgttagcccgTCCGGCTAAATTCAAAGCTTGTTAGCTGCTATTGTTTTTAGCATATAACGTTTTGTTAGGGGCGGTATTTCACgagttttacttttttgttaaCGCTGTACAGCCGTTTAACATGCACATATGTCGTTTTATTGTACgagtgtgttgttgttttgctatCTTTTGGAATATTGTGAGTGGAAACAACAGCGATGTTTTCCGACTAAGTTTCTGCCTGTGTCTTGTAGCTAACGTCAATAGTAATCCTGATTAACTCTGTCCTACAACATTACCATGTCTTTTATCTGGGGGtgaagataaattaaaaaaacaaaaaacatcagcagtGGGGTTTCATACAACAGGGAGACACGAATGGAAAATAAATAGACCAAAATAGACAACAGaatatgaaaaacaaagtgaatgtATAGACAAAATGGATTGGGATTTTGTATTGGGACAGAACAATTCTACATTTAAGGTGCACATTATTCATAAAGCTTGTGCTGTGATGCTGAATTTTGTAATTTCTGACTATTTTCCACAGACATTATCCATCACATCTGTGCCCATCTTGGACTGACACACAGGACTCTGACacagaaagacacattttttttttttttgcctcttgtGAAACTCCACATTCCTTCCACTTTCCCTGTTGCCACCAGCATGGCCAACAGCACCGCAACAGCAGTGAAGGTTATGACCCCTGGTCCTGCTGGCAGAAGTAGTCCGGAGGGATCTCAGGTCAGTCCAGCTTCTTATTCACTTTACCCAAAGATGCTGCAGGGCTGGGCAAATCTTATGCCATAGATTAGAAGCGGTGACATTTTGCCTGCTtatttaaactgtgtgtgtgtgtgtgtgtgtgtgtgtgtgtgttgatatcTTGCATCATTTAAATTATAGGTAGgttatgtagttttttttatgtattaatttATGAGTAAGAAGAACAAATTATTCACTACATTAAAGCTGCATAAAGTGTGGGACAGTCCTAATGTTAAATCTGCCTATTGTTAATCTTTGATTAGTGACTGATTATACGTTGACGTTCTCTCTGTAAATGTATGTAGCACGAAGGTTGTATATTTACATGAGATATTTTATGAATACATCCAAAGATCCACAACACTTTTGTTGGTctttgctttaaataaaaaataaaaaaacaatgtatgcACTACGGCCATTGTTTACTGACTGAATGGAAACACCTGCTTTCTCTCCAGGTGCTCAGTAAGAAGAAGCTGCAGGATCTGGTGAGAGAAATCGATCCCAATGAGCAGCTGGATGAGGACGTTGAGGAGgtctgtcagtggttttaattgcagttttaaatcaaatttgcatgttttttggGGGCCAGAAAAAACAGTGGAATGTCTGGGGTGAAATGAATACCGCTtgcatcttgtttttgttgctttccATCTGCCCGAACCTACGGCCACATCCATCATTTGGAAATGTTATTCTATTGAAAGTCTGGCTGCATGATAAATGATGTGAGCAGCTGAAATAATATGAGGGATTGCGGTGGATTGTTTCCTTTCACTGTACACAATGGTTGGTTTTTAACgtgtctgtctcttttcagATGCTGCTACAAATTGCAGATGACTTTATAGAGAGTGTAGTGACGGCAGCCTGTCAACTGGCTCGCCATCGCAAGTCCAACACCTTGGAGGTGAAGGATGTTCAATTACATCTCGGTGAGTTGCTGGTGACTTTTTTTCTGGGTTGTGTGATATCTAATCTTTTCAAAAGGATAAAAGAGAAATATCTAAATTATCTGATGGTCAGCCTGTAATTACAAAGGGGGGATAATTGCTTTCTAAGATGACAGGCTCAGGACAAAATTAATACCCCACCCAGCATATCATGACTACTTGATGTGTgagtcattcattttttttttttaacccaaagtGATAtcttattactttttttgtcatATGATATTTGTATTATGGTATGACGGCTActtttgaattacattttttttaatcaaactgtCTATGCAACTAAAAAATCTGCAttccttttttaataaaaaaaaaaaaaaacttctgacAGTTGGCTTCTCAAGTGGGAGCTGTCAGGGATCCATGTGCTGTGGAGAAAAGAATGACAAAGATGTTTTCAACTTTCTCCTTGAATGTCTGCAAGTGTTCAACCAGAAAAAGTTTGTGTGAAATGTCCAGATAGGTCTaggttagcatgccaacaaaATCACTGGTAGGGACTTCGTTTTAACTTTTCCATGGCTGTGTTCGGATTAGAGCGAAGGAGAATAGCCAAGACAGTCATTGAAGTTGAAAtgatttactttatttatatatttgattaTTAACTGTTTTTGGAAAAGAGATAGAGGTTGTGTctctgtacacacatacacaggtatTTCTTTAAACAAAGCGCTTTCTCTATATTTCTATGGACACATAAATGGCATTTCGGGAAGCTGAAAACTCCTTGGCAAATGCGAACATACAGCAATTGTAAGGATACTGGAACATTTCAGTTTGTGTGCTGACGGAATGGATGTTGTTTAAAGTTTCTATTTGAAAGGCACAAATGGACATTCATAATACAATGATTGAAAAGAGAGACAAGTACGGTTGCTTACAAGGTTTCACTGACAAGTTATTCAAGAGGATTCTATGAAGAGGTGTCACAATCTGACTTGTTCATAGTATTTTCTGTAGCTAAGCAACCGACCAGAGTCGATACAATCTGCTTCCTCTTCACAGCGGCATACTCATACCCAGTTTAAGTGGATGGCCATGAATTTTCCTGCTGACATTGTGTTATGCTTTCCTTAGAGCGCCAGTGGAACATGTGGATTCCTGGTTATGGCTCGGACGAGATCCGGCCGTTCAAGAAGGCGTGCACCACAGAGGCTCACAAACAGGTGAGCAGTAGAAGGCTTTGTTATTCTGTTGGATGTCTTAGAATATTCCTGTTATGGCTACATGCAGAGAAACTGTTGATTACTAATCTTGTAATGAACACACAGTGAGCctaactgtttgtttttgtcttccttTCAGAGAATGGCGCTGATCCGCAAGACAACCAAAAAGTAGCACGACTGTATGCTCATATGT of Sparus aurata chromosome 17, fSpaAur1.1, whole genome shotgun sequence contains these proteins:
- the taf12 gene encoding transcription initiation factor TFIID subunit 12 translates to MANSTATAVKVMTPGPAGRSSPEGSQVLSKKKLQDLVREIDPNEQLDEDVEEMLLQIADDFIESVVTAACQLARHRKSNTLEVKDVQLHLERQWNMWIPGYGSDEIRPFKKACTTEAHKQRMALIRKTTKK